One genomic region from candidate division WOR-3 bacterium encodes:
- a CDS encoding type II secretion system protein, with the protein MEKNGFTLVELLIVITIIGVLISLQVPNFNLMRERARQTAVKANMHLCQVVIETFHLEQGHYAEDFYEDGYGSYFPGGIFEVKLGKFPTNPYTGKELTPEDFDEEDYDNKEDCFDTREDGPNDVWGYDPGTIRYGMWYPPGSQYPSNYGLIGFNIAGESIRSYNPEHDEVIIFVLHN; encoded by the coding sequence ATGGAAAAAAATGGTTTTACATTAGTGGAGTTGTTAATAGTCATAACTATAATTGGTGTTTTAATCTCTCTTCAAGTACCTAATTTCAACTTAATGCGAGAAAGAGCCAGACAGACAGCAGTTAAAGCTAATATGCATCTTTGTCAAGTTGTTATTGAGACCTTTCATTTAGAGCAAGGGCACTACGCTGAGGATTTTTATGAAGATGGTTATGGTTCTTATTTCCCAGGTGGAATTTTTGAAGTGAAATTAGGAAAATTTCCTACAAATCCTTATACCGGTAAAGAATTAACACCGGAAGATTTTGACGAAGAAGATTATGATAATAAAGAAGATTGTTTTGATACCAGAGAGGACGGCCCTAATGATGTTTGGGGATACGATCCTGGTACTATTAGATATGGTATGTGGTATCCCCCAGGTTCACAATATCCTTCTAATTATGGGTTAATTGGTTTCAATATTGCCGGTGAATCCATAAGAAGTTATAATCCTGAACACGATGAAGTGATAATTTTTGTTTTGCATAATTAA
- the chrA gene encoding chromate efflux transporter, whose amino-acid sequence MKKVSLKELAMVFLKIGFIGFGGGIAMLSLIREYCVKKKRWISDEELLTAVAIGQMLPGPFVPNYVEFIGYSLRKIKGMVISVVSFLLPAYFLTLILSILYFRYQELSLIEKVYKCLSPVIPAILFSGGVALAKYIFRNKETRDIIFSIIITILAFLLISLKVEIFFIIIICGFLGILVKGLENKEPSNFLFSFASLFILFILFFKIGALTFGGGYAAIPFIKQEFVDFRNYLSEKDFLIGISISQITPGPVAIIATFIGYRLEGILGSIIATIAIFLPSAIMLYFAIKLYQKIEKNFYIRSFLFGVKPAIIGFIFQTGLFFFLKILSNWWSTIFFLIIFSLLILTNLDPFYIIIFGAFFNFFVNKFINF is encoded by the coding sequence ATGAAAAAGGTTAGTCTCAAAGAATTAGCAATGGTTTTTCTTAAAATTGGGTTTATAGGTTTTGGTGGAGGTATAGCAATGTTGTCCTTAATAAGAGAATATTGCGTGAAAAAGAAAAGATGGATTAGCGATGAAGAGTTATTAACTGCTGTCGCGATTGGTCAAATGCTTCCTGGTCCTTTTGTGCCCAACTACGTAGAATTTATCGGATATTCTTTAAGAAAGATTAAAGGGATGGTTATCTCAGTGGTTTCTTTTTTATTACCTGCTTATTTTCTCACTTTAATTTTAAGCATTTTGTATTTTCGTTACCAAGAGTTGAGTTTAATTGAAAAAGTTTATAAATGTTTATCACCGGTAATTCCCGCAATTTTGTTTTCAGGAGGAGTGGCTTTAGCAAAATATATTTTTAGAAATAAAGAAACGAGAGATATTATTTTTTCAATAATAATTACTATTTTAGCTTTTCTATTAATAAGTTTAAAAGTAGAAATTTTTTTTATAATAATTATTTGTGGTTTTTTGGGAATATTAGTAAAAGGGTTAGAAAATAAAGAGCCCTCAAATTTTCTATTTTCTTTTGCTTCTTTATTTATACTATTTATTCTTTTCTTTAAAATCGGTGCTTTAACTTTTGGAGGCGGTTACGCAGCAATTCCTTTTATTAAGCAGGAATTTGTTGATTTTCGTAACTATCTTTCAGAAAAGGATTTTCTTATTGGGATAAGCATTAGCCAAATTACTCCTGGACCGGTAGCAATTATTGCTACTTTCATTGGTTATCGATTAGAAGGTATTTTAGGTAGTATTATCGCTACCATTGCAATTTTCTTGCCCTCAGCAATAATGCTTTATTTTGCGATAAAACTTTATCAAAAAATTGAAAAGAACTTCTATATTCGAAGTTTTTTATTTGGCGTCAAACCAGCGATAATTGGATTTATTTTTCAAACAGGTTTATTTTTCTTTTTAAAAATCCTTAGTAATTGGTGGTCAACTATTTTCTTCTTGATAATTTTTTCTCTTTTAATTCTAACAAATTTAGATCCTTTTTATATAATCATTTTCGGTGCCTTTTTTAATTTTTTTGTTAATAAATTTATTAATTTTTAG
- a CDS encoding endonuclease V has product MINIEVLKREQKKIAQKVKLIDVIKNIKIIGACDVAFSSNYGYACFATFNYSDLTILEEVVIKDTIDFPYIPEFLSYRELKFIIKAYQQIKKKPDVILVDGQGILHPRKAGIATHLGVILNKPTIGVAKSLLIGEIVGSLKEDRFSYLPVFLNDEVFGFVLRSRAKTKPIYVSPGNLITKEKALEVIINCCRNFRIPEPLRYVHNKAKMAKLKDEKG; this is encoded by the coding sequence TTGATAAATATTGAAGTCTTAAAAAGAGAACAAAAGAAAATTGCCCAAAAGGTAAAATTAATTGATGTAATAAAAAATATAAAAATTATTGGCGCCTGCGATGTTGCTTTTTCTTCAAATTATGGGTATGCTTGTTTTGCTACTTTTAATTATTCTGATTTAACTATTTTAGAAGAGGTTGTTATAAAAGATACAATTGATTTTCCTTATATACCAGAATTTTTAAGCTATCGAGAATTAAAGTTTATTATAAAAGCTTACCAGCAAATAAAAAAGAAACCCGATGTAATTTTAGTAGATGGTCAAGGAATATTACATCCCCGGAAAGCCGGAATAGCGACCCATTTAGGGGTCATTCTTAATAAACCAACAATAGGTGTCGCTAAGTCCTTATTGATTGGCGAAATAGTAGGAAGTTTAAAAGAGGATAGATTTTCCTATTTACCCGTTTTTCTTAATGACGAAGTTTTTGGCTTTGTGTTAAGATCCCGAGCAAAGACAAAACCAATCTATGTTTCTCCAGGAAATTTGATTACTAAAGAAAAAGCGTTAGAAGTCATTATCAATTGTTGTAGAAATTTTCGTATTCCTGAACCTTTAAGATATGTTCATAATAAGGCAAAAATGGCAAAATTAAAAGATGAAAAAGGTTAG
- the rph gene encoding ribonuclease PH gives MRKDGRRYDEIRKIEVNIGYLENPLGSCLIKAGNTIVLCTVSYEKKVPPFLLGKESGWLTAEYSLLPGSTSQRIPREATILRVNSRSQEIKRFIGRSLRAVIDLSILKDITLYVDCDVLQADGGTRTISVTGGFFALMDAVKKMLRMGMIEKNPIIDYLAAISVGVVNGEILLDLNYEEDFNAEVDMNVVLTGSEKIVEIQATAEKASFSLETFLKLFQLAKKGIEELINLEKQYFTL, from the coding sequence ATAAGAAAAGATGGTAGAAGATATGATGAGATAAGAAAAATTGAAGTCAACATTGGATATTTAGAAAATCCTTTAGGTTCTTGTTTAATAAAAGCTGGGAATACAATTGTATTATGTACTGTAAGTTATGAAAAGAAGGTTCCACCTTTTTTATTAGGGAAAGAGAGCGGTTGGCTTACAGCTGAGTATTCTCTGTTGCCTGGTTCTACTTCTCAAAGAATTCCACGGGAAGCAACAATCCTGCGAGTAAATTCTCGGTCTCAAGAAATAAAAAGATTTATTGGCCGTTCTCTGAGGGCAGTTATTGATTTATCAATTCTTAAAGATATCACTCTTTATGTGGATTGTGATGTTTTACAAGCTGACGGAGGTACGAGGACGATTTCTGTTACCGGTGGTTTTTTTGCTCTTATGGATGCTGTTAAAAAAATGCTTCGTATGGGAATGATAGAAAAAAATCCAATTATCGATTACTTAGCAGCAATTTCTGTGGGAGTTGTTAATGGCGAAATACTTTTGGATTTAAATTATGAAGAAGATTTTAATGCCGAAGTAGATATGAATGTTGTTTTGACAGGAAGCGAGAAAATTGTTGAAATTCAAGCAACAGCTGAAAAAGCATCTTTCTCTTTGGAAACTTTTTTAAAACTTTTTCAATTAGCAAAAAAAGGAATAGAAGAACTAATTAATCTGGAGAAACAATATTTTACTCTTTGA
- the murI gene encoding glutamate racemase, translated as MIGVFDSGLGGLTVVKEIKKIMPEIKILYFGDTAHLPYGEKSEEIIKKYTLAACNFLKRRKVKVIVIACHSASSVALDYVKSKISLPIIGVIEAGVKAAIKKTKSKRVGVIGTRITIKSGAYERVFKNYDKEIEIIARPTPLLVPLVEEGWINHYITKEVLKLYLQPLKEEKIDTLLLGCTHYPLLKKTIKEIFKNKIAVVDSAEELARSIVGFLDYKKIEKEKGELIIYLTDIPPEFEKIARNFLGFSPEKVMRVAPQE; from the coding sequence ATGATTGGCGTTTTTGACTCAGGTTTAGGAGGTTTAACCGTAGTAAAAGAGATAAAAAAAATAATGCCGGAAATTAAAATTCTTTATTTTGGCGATACAGCTCATTTGCCTTATGGAGAAAAGTCTGAGGAAATCATTAAAAAATACACTTTGGCTGCCTGTAATTTTTTGAAGAGAAGAAAAGTAAAAGTAATTGTTATTGCCTGCCATTCTGCTTCTTCAGTTGCTCTTGATTACGTAAAGAGCAAAATTTCTTTGCCGATAATCGGTGTGATTGAAGCAGGAGTAAAAGCCGCTATTAAGAAAACTAAAAGTAAAAGAGTTGGTGTGATTGGTACTCGCATCACAATTAAATCAGGAGCTTATGAGAGAGTTTTTAAAAATTATGATAAGGAGATAGAAATTATCGCTCGACCAACACCTTTATTAGTACCGTTGGTGGAAGAGGGTTGGATAAATCATTATATCACTAAAGAAGTTTTAAAGTTATATCTTCAACCTTTAAAAGAAGAGAAAATAGATACTTTACTTTTAGGGTGTACTCATTACCCTTTATTAAAAAAAACAATAAAAGAAATATTTAAAAACAAAATTGCTGTTGTTGATTCTGCTGAAGAGTTGGCTAGATCAATAGTAGGTTTTTTAGATTATAAAAAAATAGAAAAAGAAAAAGGAGAATTAATAATCTACCTTACCGATATTCCACCGGAATTTGAAAAAATTGCTCGTAATTTTTTAGGTTTTTCACCAGAAAAAGTTATGCGAGTAGCGCCCCAAGAATAA
- a CDS encoding N-acetylmuramoyl-L-alanine amidase encodes MVIRKSFFLFLLFLNFLFARKIIVGNETTETIVFEDKEYLLLTDFIKGLNVQSWFVENKVFLIFDDSLKTEIIIDLEKPLIKINFEEIKVPYPVLKIGNNYFLSLFTCEKILEKIKIPQPEFPIEKKSIVPEVTQIKVYEKKDTTIITFYLNSEAYFSTKSSSHRDYEISFQAKSQINKLPVLGHLKSYEIKKEDGFNIKFYLKKECDVRINKEKGVVVLKFLPRLKEGIKLVVIDPGHGGKDPGAIGKMGTKEKDLNLKIARKLKKYLEKYGLDVILTRNSDIFLSLSERAKIANDNKADLFISIHCNSAPKKNSYASGFEVYFLSEARSDWERAVAQAENEVIKYEITKSDVNDDLLAFILADLAQQEFLKESQELAAAIQDAVCEVLDIENRGVKQAGFYVLKGAFMPAVLIECGFLSNRKEEALLIKDWYQDKLAKGIAEGIKRFISQKK; translated from the coding sequence AAGATAAAGAATATTTATTGTTAACCGATTTCATTAAAGGATTAAACGTACAATCTTGGTTTGTTGAAAACAAAGTTTTTTTAATTTTTGATGATTCATTAAAGACAGAAATAATTATTGATTTAGAAAAGCCGTTGATAAAAATAAATTTTGAAGAAATAAAAGTTCCTTATCCAGTTTTAAAAATAGGAAACAATTATTTTTTATCCTTGTTTACTTGTGAAAAAATTTTAGAGAAAATAAAAATTCCTCAACCGGAATTTCCAATAGAAAAAAAATCTATTGTGCCCGAAGTTACTCAAATCAAAGTTTATGAAAAAAAGGACACCACTATAATAACTTTTTATTTAAATTCCGAGGCTTATTTTTCTACCAAAAGTTCCTCCCATCGGGACTATGAGATAAGTTTTCAAGCTAAATCTCAAATTAATAAATTACCGGTGCTGGGGCATTTAAAAAGTTATGAAATAAAAAAAGAGGATGGTTTTAATATTAAATTTTATTTAAAAAAAGAATGCGATGTTCGAATTAATAAAGAGAAAGGCGTAGTAGTATTGAAATTTTTACCTCGATTAAAAGAGGGAATAAAATTAGTAGTGATTGATCCGGGACATGGCGGAAAAGATCCAGGGGCAATTGGTAAAATGGGAACGAAAGAAAAAGATTTAAATTTAAAGATTGCTAGGAAGTTAAAAAAGTATTTAGAAAAATATGGCTTGGATGTCATTTTAACGAGGAATAGCGATATTTTTCTTTCTTTATCAGAAAGGGCAAAGATTGCTAACGATAATAAAGCAGATTTATTTATCAGTATCCACTGTAATTCGGCACCAAAAAAAAATTCTTATGCTAGTGGTTTTGAAGTCTATTTTCTTTCAGAAGCGAGGAGTGATTGGGAAAGGGCTGTAGCGCAAGCCGAGAATGAAGTAATTAAATACGAAATTACTAAAAGTGATGTCAACGATGATCTTTTAGCTTTTATTCTTGCGGACTTAGCACAACAAGAATTTTTAAAAGAATCCCAAGAACTAGCCGCCGCCATCCAGGATGCGGTATGTGAAGTTCTGGATATCGAGAATCGAGGAGTTAAGCAGGCAGGGTTTTATGTTTTAAAAGGTGCTTTCATGCCGGCGGTGTTAATCGAGTGTGGTTTTTTAAGCAACCGAAAAGAAGAAGCTCTTTTAATAAAAGATTGGTATCAAGATAAATTAGCAAAAGGTATTGCTGAAGGAATAAAGAGGTTTATTAGTCAAAAGAAATGA